A genomic region of Trypanosoma brucei brucei TREU927 chromosome 3, complete sequence contains the following coding sequences:
- a CDS encoding 3,2-trans-enoyl-CoA isomerase, mitochondrial precursor, putative (similar to 3,2-trans-enoyl-CoA isomerase, mitochondrial precursor (EC 5.3.3.8)(Dodecenoyl-CoA delta-isomerase). (Swiss-Prot:P42125) [Mus musculus]): MAATPYRFRLSSQCSHIRRHVCRRLITPQLSVRTCATGTESSNGARLIEVMESPIENIKILSMNNAPANVLSSAMIKEMLSSISEVCNPEKGCCKGIVLTSSLPNVFCNGLDLQLLIDKLPYDSFSSYWKQLQMLYITLNTLPVPVVAAINGDATGFGCIMALSTDYRVMAEKAEEGGGKQLKIGVDTVRCGLAVPPCFGAVVAHTVGYRACEMFLQRGVILCAAEAENAGLVDETVERADEVLVRALDMAENLSGGPPWSFWLVKDASRKAFMAPLCTQALRDADCANFYEFISNTEVRRDMRAYIAGSA; this comes from the coding sequence ATGGCTGCAACACCTTACAGGTTTCGGTTGTCTTCACAGTGCAGCCACATAAGGCGTCATGTGTGTAGACGGTTGATTACACCACAGTTATCTGTGAGGACATGTGCTACGGGAACGGAATCATCAAACGGTGCTCGTTTAATCGAGGTGATGGAATCTCCAATTGAGAATATTAAAATTCTTTCCATGAACAACGCTCCAGCGAATGTTCTATCGTCAGCCATGATAAAGGAGATGCTTAGTTCGATCAGTGAAGTATGCAACCCAGAGAAAGGATGCTGCAAGGGTATCGTGTTAACATCGTCTCTCCCTAATGTGTTTTGTAATGGACTTGATCTTCAATTATTGATCGATAAATTGCCTTACgattctttttcatcctacTGGAAGCAACTTCAGATGCTTTACATCACTCTCAACACGCTTCCGGTTCCTGTCGTTGCAGCTATAAACGGAGATGCTACGGGTTTTGGATGTATTATGGCTCTGTCTACTGATTATAGAGTTATGGCCGAGAAAGCAGAAGAGGGGGGAGGCAAACAATTAAAAATTGGTGTTGATACGGTTCGATGTGGATTGGCAGTTCCACCTTGCTTTGGTGCGGTTGTGGCTCACACGGTTGGATATCGTGCATGTGAAATGTTTCTTCAGCGTGGTGTGATTCTTTGTGCTGCTGAGGCTGAAAATGCGGGTCTTGTAGATGAAACGGTGGAAAGGGCTGATGAGGTTCTTGTGCGTGCTTTGGATATGGCAGAAAACCTGTCCGGAGGACCCCCGTGGTCTTTTTGGTTGGTAAAAGACGCTTCACGCAAGGCGTTTATGGCCCCCCTTTGTACGCAAGCCCTTCGTGATGCCGATTGTGCAAACTTTTACGAGTTTATCAGCAACACGGAGGTGCGACGTGATATGAGAGCGTACATTGCAGGTAGTGCGTAG
- a CDS encoding nuclear transcription factor, putative, translating into MVEITELAKDISERLRNGSYECVICSNAVYLRDKLWSCTVCYGVVHMPCVRSWVKVQVEEREKRDATAGGSSASSISLNEFRCPICQALTPVSAVAEFSCFCGKVCNPTPDPLLVPGSCGDTCGRRRKDELCPHACTLMCHPGPCTPCQLTRTQSCFCGKTSKTVGCSSGIHGFECEGICGKLRECGKHNCGVPCHEGPCPVCTILSTDSCYCGATKRTQRCGESGPFPCGTPCSKILDCGNHRCLSKCHKDACEPCFRTPERMVFCPCGKVRLQQLLNSPRKSCLDPIPSCGLVCEGFLPCGHTCSDVCHESPTCPPCTKLVSMKCGCGSQNYQIYCFFTYLPQGEWKAAAERSGLSKDKIISHFPPVCKKPCRKHLSCGKHTCKENCCTNEDHTCYKICTKRLSCGTHSCGQLCHKGLCLPCSVASYDRLYCRCRRTWVEPPVPCGTKPPNCSHECIVPRPCGHPANHPCHIENECPVCVVPVEKKCGSHATVIPYYLPCYRESVSCGKKCGKLMSCCGKPCGKICHIGKCEHKCQTPFPALE; encoded by the coding sequence ATGGTGGAAATCACTGAACTCGCAAAAGACATCTCCGAGAGGTTACGAAATGGGTCTTACGAGTGCGTTATTTGCTCCAACGCGGTTTATCTACGAGATAAACTTTGGTCGTGTACTGTCTGCTACGGTGTTGTGCACATGCCGTGCGTAAGATCTTGGGTAAAGGTTCAGGTTGAGGAGCGGGAGAAGCGTGATGCCACTGCTGGTGGTTCCTCCGCTTCTTCTATTTCCCTCAATGAGTTTCGCTGCCCTATCTGCCAAGCTCTAACACCTGTTTCGGCCGTAGCGGAGTTTAGTTGTTTCTGTGGAAAGGTGTGTAACCCAACTCCGGATCCCTTACTTGTCCCTGGTTCATGTGGCGACACATGTGGACGCCGTCGTAAGGACGAGTTGTGTCCCCACGCCTGCACGCTTATGTGTCATCCAGGTCCTTGTACTCCATGTCAACTGACACGTACACAATCATGTTTCTGTGGAAAGACGAGCAAAACTGTGGGGTGCTCTAGTGGAATTCATGGCTTTGAGTGTGAAGGTATTTGTGGGAAACTGCGTGAGTGTGGAAAGCATAACTGTGGTGTCCCGTGTCATGAAGGGCCTTGTCCCGTGTGCACTATTCTTTCTACAGATTCGTGTTATTGTGGTGCTACGAAGCGAACTCAGCGCTGTGGCGAAAGCGGGCCGTTTCCATGTGGAACCCCGTGCTCAAAAATTCTTGATTGTGGCAACCACCGATGTCTTTCCAAATGTCATAAGGACGCGTGTGAGCCCTGCTTTCGGACCCCTGAGCGTATGGTATTTTGTCCTTGTGGGAAGGTGCGACTGCAGCAACTGTTGAATTCGCCCAGGAAATCGTGTTTGGATCCTATTCCCTCCTGCGGGTTGGTGTGTGAAGGTTTTTTACCATGCGGTCATACCTGCTCAGATGTGTGCCACGAAAGTCCCACATGTCCACCATGCACAAAATTAGTTTCGATGAAATGCGGTTGCGGATCGCAGAATTATCAAATCTACTGCTTTTTCACATATTTGCCACAGGGTGAATGGAAAGCCGCCGCTGAAAGGTCCGGTCTCAGTAAGGATAAAATTATTTCTCACTTTCCTCCGGTGTGCAAAAAACCTTGTCGCAAGCATTTATCGTGTGGTAAACATACGTGCAAAGAGAACTGTTGCACCAATGAGGATCACACATGTTACAAAATCTGTACGAAACGCCTCTCTTGTGGAACGCACAGCTGCGGCCAATTATGCCATAAAGGTCTCTGTCTGCCATGTTCCGTGGCATCTTATGATCGTCTCTACTGCCGCTGCCGTCGAACTTGGGTGGAGCCTCCGGTGCCATGTGGAACAAAACCTCCAAACTGCAGTCATGAATGCATCGTTCCCCGTCCTTGTGGGCATCCGGCCAACCACCCGTGTCATATTGAAAACGAATGTCCCGTTTGTGTTGTTCCCGTTGAGAAGAAGTGCGGCTCGCATGCCACAGTGATTCCATATTATTTACCCTGCTACAGAGAGTCGGTGTCATGTGGTAAGAAGTGTGGAAAGTTGATGAGCTGCTGTGGAAAACCGTGTGGGAAGATATGCCACATCGGGAAGTGCGAACATAAGTGTCAAACACCATTTCCTGCACTTGAGTGA
- a CDS encoding protein kinase, putative (similar to Swiss-Prot:Q01389 Serine/threonine protein kinase BCK1/SLK1/SSP31 (EC 2.7.-.-). {Saccharomyces cerevisiae}) translates to MIEYACGWLHAPVSSFNSRGETTSSSEGATWGIALGRFGPTAKCSLVRVLAVIVSGYYFFVGLCLVSAAKCICTDYWSMIEGLTNVANVSELREVTNLTDQLRYSLIVVSCVALFVHLAISVVGVRHIRSLFMQLDANVEALHRVADALAVPLNGDATGTIDVNPKQSFSHAKSCKGIQNAATPEMANDMLMLLHQLRGLLPDSTFEKELTDVAVRQCNGAKLQCEKANLPVGSKLEAHSPRVMSQFRVSRRTAAGMVRNREILEHGGTGTTFRKRRVTVVVVCLSDFAHQVEEDLEHCLHFSRQFLSVVTQIVERYGGIIASVAPNKVVVTWNAFTDSPRHAQNGMQCACDVLVALQPFTQGLSVSPSLKLFPTIVATSGFVMAGTIRVSDHEDDVLSVYGNCISLSEELPSLLGALRVRCACVGALAHFCPSNFSCIPRDCVTDANNKRHIIYEMQDKALAQRRRHVEAFQAFQRGEHGVAHHLYTRIHEETRSDWNALRMSQICYYLEESHSVYAQRFPEWQLFPVEREHSCVNELQLGRRAYGFMKCEASPVEDHIRRAILKQTDTRALPRSYGRNEEESYRTPEVAKSDKCLIVKCNSSSLRYVTEFCDRQGLVFRMSKQVLGTGACGVAFLGLSQTGALVAIKEIELPLRTRAQNSNLSDLNRRRLRRKGIQVESAMEKTLDGIINEVSLLSRLRHANIMGYISSAIWGNKLLIVMELGSGGSLYDLIQKFGSIKESRARRYLRDVLQGLEYLHRKNIVHRDIKPQNVLLLETGLCKLTDFGTSQNLQKIANSCAPEGTPPYTAPEAARGKAEKASDIWSFGIMMLYVLSGSLPWPNMNQMTSHAFFYKVGHVESFMPCVDDKISHDAKQIVKRCCQRDPKERATARELLNNSFFNCTDTSTSCLVKDWPSSCGNISRSEFHL, encoded by the coding sequence ATGATAGAATATGCGTGTGGTTGGCTACACGCGCCTGTCAGTAGTTTCAACAGTAGGGGGGAAACCACTTCAAGCAGTGAAGGAGCAACGTGGGGTATCGCATTGGGAAGATTCGGCCCTACCGCCAAGTGTTCTCTTGTGAGAGTACTGGCAGTGATAGTTTCAgggtattatttttttgttggtttatGTTTAGTTAGTGCCGCAAAATGCATATGTACCGACTACTGGTCTATGATCGAGGGTTTAACAAACGTAGCGAATGTGTCCGAGCTAAGGGAAGTTACCAACCTCACTGACCAGCTTAGATATTCACTCATAGTTGTTTCATGTGTGGCTCTGTTCGTTCATCTCGCTATTTCTGTTGTCGGAGTGAGGCACATCCGTAGTTTGTTCATGCAACTCGATGCAAATGTCGAGGCGTTGCACCGTGTTGCCGATGCGTTGGCAGTGCCACTCAACGGTGATGCAACGGGTACTATTGATGTGAATCCGAAGCAGTCCTTTTCCCATGCAAAAAGTTGTAAAGGGATTCAAAACGCTGCAACACCTGAAATGGCGAATGACATGCTTATGCTTTTGCACCAACTCCGTGGGTTACTTCCCGATTCCACATTTGAAAAGGAGCTAACAGACGTCGCTGTGCGGCAGTGTAACGGTGCCAAACTTCAATGTGAAAAGGCGAATCTTCCCGTTGGTTCCAAACTTGAGGCCCACTCACCGCGTGTTATGTCTCAGTTCAGAGTTTCACGGAGAACTGCAGCGGGAATGGTTCGAAATCGGGAGATTTTGGAACACGGTGGCACTGGCACGACCttcaggaaaaggagggtcACGGTGGTGGTTGTTTGCCTCTCCGACTTTGCGCATCAAGTTGAGGAGGATTTGGAACATTGTCTTCATTTTTCCCGACaatttctttctgttgtAACTCAAATTGTTGAGAGGTATGGCGGTATCATTGCGAGTGTAGCACCTAACAAGGTTGTTGTGACATGGAATGCCTTTACGGATTCTCCCCGTCACGCACAAAACGGAATGCAATGTGCCTGTGATGTACTTGTTGCGCTCCAACCATTTACACAAGGTTTGAGTGTGTCACCGTCTCTTAAGTTGTTTCCGACCATTGTTGCTACTTCAGGGTTTGTTATGGCAGGAACGATCAGAGTTTCTGACCATGAGGACGATGTCTTAAGTGTTTACGGGAATTGTATTTCCCTGAGTGAGGAACTTCCATCACTATTAGGTGCGCTGAGAGTaaggtgtgcgtgtgttgggGCGCTGGCACATTTTTGCCCAAGCAACTTTTCGTGTATTCCACGAGACTGCGTAACAGATGCCAATAACAAAAGGCACATCATTTATGAGATGCAAGATAAGGCTCTCGCACAGCGCCGGCGTCATGTTGAGGCATTTCAAGCATTTCAGCGAGGAGAACATGGTGTCGCACACCATCTCTACACTCGAATACACGAAGAAACACGTAGTGATTGGAATGCCTTGCGTATGAGTCAGATTTGTTATTACTTGGAAGAAAGCCACAGCGTTTACGCCCAACGCTTTCCGGAGTGGCAACTGTTCCCTGTTGAAAGAGAGCACTCATGTGTTAATGAACTTCAACTTGGTAGAAGGGCGTACGGGTTTATGAAATGCGAGGCTTCACCTGTTGAGGATCATATTCGCCGTGCCATATTAAAGCAAACAGATACACGTGCCCTTCCGCGCTCTTATGGACGAAATGAGGAGGAGTCGTACCGAACGCCTGAAGTCGCAAAATCAGATAAGTGTTTGATAGTTAAATGTAACTCGTCTTCTTTGCGGTATGTCACGGAGTTTTGCGACCGTCAAGGGTTGGTGTTTCGCATGTCTAAACAAGTATTAGGCACTGGGGCGTGTGGTGTTGCATTCTTGGGTTTGTCACAAACTGGTGCACTGGTTGCCATTAAGGAAATCGAACTTCCATTAAGGACTCGGGCACAAAACAGTAACTTAAGCGACCTAAACCGTAGGAGATTACGTCGGAAGGGAATTCAAGTGGAAAGTGCAATGGAGAAAACTTTGGATGGTATTATCAATGAAGTAAGTTTACTCTCCCGACTGCGTCATGCAAACATAATGGGTTACATATCGTCTGCCATTTGGGGTAACAAATTGCTGATTGTAATGGAGTTGGGTAGTGGTGGGAGTCTCTACGATCTCATACAAAAGTTTGGAAGTATAAAAGAGAGTCGTGCGAGACGATACCTCCGCGATGTATTGCAAGGACTGGAGTATTTGCATCGCAAGAATATTGTGCACCGGGACATTAAACCTCAGAATGTTCTGCTACTTGAGACCGGTTTATGTAAACTTACTGATTTTGGTACTTCACAAAACTTGCAGAAAATCGCCAACAGTTGTGCACCTGAGGGAACTCCCCCTTATACGGCACCTGAAGCAGCGAGAGGAAAAGCGGAAAAGGCATCTGATATTTGGAGTTTTGGCATTATGATGTTGTATGTTTTAAGTGGTTCCCTCCCATGGCCAAACATGAACCAAATGACTTCTCATGCATTTTTCTACAAGGTGGGACATGTGGAAAGTTTTATGCCATGTGTAGATGATAAAATTTCTCACGATGCGAAGCAAATCGTCAAGCGTTGCTGCCAACGCGACCCGAAAGAACGGGCCACCGCACGGGAACTTTTGAATAATTCATTTTTTAACTGCACGGACACTTCTACGAGTTGCCTCGTTAAGGACTGGCCATCCTCTTGTGGGAATATCTCGAGAAGCGAATTTCATTTGTAG
- a CDS encoding UDP-Gal or UDP-GlcNAc-dependent glycosyltransferase, putative (UDP-Gal or UDP-GlcNAc-dependent glycosyltransferase, putative : curated by Mike Ferguson.), which translates to MAIKSRGVKVVIIVFIAVYVLTITNVLISLHRFHQNSQKEVVKIQRDEPLPDFEYTEDDKMALEFVTPHIIKKWRNHNYLVALGIPSPDNEERRRRRQLQRDTCWKYPGVATVENNFEGDMLVAYVLARHPQFDYKYSPELKDEANKWRDVITLPINEGRVTTKKKLGEVAHWGIDAEIGMSRKIYLWFELGARLLPKTSYFSKGDDDAFFHSPQYIIDLRTLPRRGVYWAFHWRINPVRPFIFGRGLLYTMSRDVVNKFVTYEPVRRLVHVPFSFDRLLEFKQSIMEYEDAMVGHALSYQNPEELLFVNESCCRFIILNGNECKPPKNNNFVVVHGIQEEEYAIMMERFKNYTTPVPVQFIPSKYGWMANCTLPPDPQRRRDAEWTA; encoded by the coding sequence ATGGCAATCAAATCACGAGGAGTTAAAGTTGTAATTATAGTTTTTATTGCCGTGTATGTGTTAACAATTACAAATGTTCTCATTAGTTTACATCGTTTCCACCAAAATTCCCAAAAGGAGGTGGTTAAAATTCAACGAGATGAACCATTACCAGATTTTGAGTACACCGAAGATGACAAAATGGCGTTAGAATTTGTAACACCGCATATTATAAAGAAATGGCGGAATCATAATTATCTCGTAGCACTCGGTATTCCTTCACCAGATAATGAAGAGCGACGGCGGCGGAGACAACTTCAACGGGACACATGTTGGAAATATCCGGGAGTTGCCACCGTAGAAAATAATTTTGAAGGAGATATGCTCGTAGCATATGTATTGGCTCGTCATCCACAATTTGATTACAAATATTCACCTGAATTGAAGGATGAAGCAAATAAATGGCGGGATGTCATTACGCTCCCCATAAATGAAGGTCGTGTCACAACTAAAAAGAAATTAGGAGAAGTTGCGCATTGGGGAATTGATGCGGAAATTGGTATGAgtcgaaaaatatatttgtggttTGAATTGGGAGCGCGCCTTCTTCCGAAAACAAGTTATTTCTCTAAAGGTGATGATGACGCGTTTTTCCATTCACCGCAGTACATTATTGATTTGAGAACTTTACCGCGTCGTGGTGTTTATTGGGCATTTCATTGGCGTATAAATCCAGTGAGGCCTTTTATATTTGGCCGTGGCCTCTTGTACACCATGTCGAGAGATGTTGTTAATAAATTTGTAACATATGAACCGGTACGCCGCCTTGTGCATGTGCCATTCAGTTTTGATCGGCTTCTTGAATTTAAGCAATCCATTATGGAATATGAAGATGCCATGGTCGGTCATGCACTTTCTTATCAAAATCCAGAagaattattatttgtgaaTGAAAGTTGCTGCCGCTTCATCATATTGAATGGTAATGAGTGCAAGCCACCGAAAAATAACAATTTTGTAGTAGTTCATGGTATTCAAGAAGAagaatacgcaataatgatGGAACGCTTTAAAAATTACACAACTCCCGTTCCTGTTCAATTTATTCCCTCAAAATATGGTTGGATGGCCAATTGCACATTACCACCAGATCCACAACGGCGGCGGGATGCGGAATGGACGGCATAA